A stretch of the Maridesulfovibrio zosterae DSM 11974 genome encodes the following:
- the hydF gene encoding [FeFe] hydrogenase H-cluster maturation GTPase HydF, with translation MSNKAPRGVRMVITLVGRRNAGKSSLLNALTGQEVSIVADHPGTTTDPVSKHYELLPLGPVTFYDTAGLDDTGQLGEKRIESARRILYRTDMALLIVDENGIGGPEHEILHTLQEMHIQVIIVFNKADMFSPSQSDISFCESRLLPYLIVSAFSGSGVKCLKDKLVASAPREFKEEPVLIGDLITEGDTVLCVVPVDLAAPKGRLILPQVQVLRDVLDSDAMGLTVKERELGEALEILKTDPKLVITDSQVVLKVAAEVPEHIPLTTFSTLFARFKGDLRGLVQGAEAIDNLKDGDKILMCEACSHHDVADDIGRVKIPRWVTQYTGKSLEYNMYSGHDFPDNLEDYALAIHCGGCMMNRTEMLRRMRECSMRGVPITNYGIAISKVQGVLDRIIKVFKLF, from the coding sequence ATGTCCAATAAAGCACCTAGAGGTGTCCGTATGGTGATTACTCTTGTCGGAAGGCGCAACGCAGGGAAGTCATCACTTCTTAATGCTCTTACAGGACAGGAAGTTTCAATAGTTGCAGATCATCCCGGAACGACAACAGATCCGGTTTCTAAGCATTATGAACTTCTCCCGCTTGGTCCAGTCACATTTTATGATACTGCCGGATTGGATGATACCGGACAGCTGGGAGAAAAGCGTATAGAATCTGCCCGCAGGATTCTTTATCGTACCGATATGGCTTTGCTGATTGTTGATGAAAACGGAATAGGTGGTCCAGAGCATGAAATTCTTCATACTCTTCAGGAAATGCATATTCAGGTGATTATTGTATTTAACAAAGCTGATATGTTTAGTCCTTCCCAAAGTGATATTTCATTCTGTGAATCTAGGTTGTTGCCTTACCTGATTGTATCGGCTTTTTCCGGTTCAGGTGTAAAATGTCTTAAAGATAAGTTGGTTGCATCTGCTCCGCGAGAATTTAAAGAAGAGCCTGTGTTAATAGGTGATCTTATTACTGAGGGGGACACCGTTTTATGCGTTGTTCCTGTTGATCTGGCTGCTCCCAAGGGCAGACTTATCCTCCCACAAGTACAGGTACTGCGTGATGTTCTGGACAGCGACGCCATGGGACTTACAGTTAAAGAAAGAGAACTGGGCGAAGCCCTCGAAATTCTTAAAACAGATCCGAAACTTGTAATTACGGATTCACAGGTCGTGCTGAAAGTTGCAGCTGAAGTTCCAGAGCACATACCTCTGACAACTTTCTCCACATTATTTGCACGTTTTAAAGGTGATCTTCGGGGGCTGGTTCAGGGAGCTGAAGCAATAGACAATTTGAAAGACGGGGATAAAATTTTGATGTGCGAGGCATGTTCACATCATGATGTTGCAGATGATATAGGCCGGGTGAAAATTCCGCGCTGGGTTACCCAGTACACAGGAAAGAGTCTTGAATACAACATGTATTCAGGACATGATTTTCCGGACAATCTTGAAGACTATGCGCTGGCGATACATTGCGGCGGATGCATGATGAATAGGACTGAGATGCTGCGTCGTATGCGTGAATGCTCAATGCGCGGAGTGCCGATTACAAATTATGGTATTGCCATATCCAAAGTTCAGGGGGTTCTGGACAGGATTATTAAGGTTTTTAAATTATTTTAA
- the hydE gene encoding [FeFe] hydrogenase H-cluster radical SAM maturase HydE produces the protein MLLNEVIDLLKEQDSLLLFKNARKVRDSIFDRSIFQRGVIEFSNHCRKNCHYCGLRMDNKALGRFSMDRSSILATVRIAIESGMGTIVLQSGEQDSSGFEHIGFIIKEIKKNTELAVTLCLGDQSEDTYKLWRDCGADRYLLKAETFDEKLHSCFRPGQSIKRRLKNVETLQKLGYETGSGIITGLPGMTVEILAEDLLKLSRLALDMIAVGPFVPHPCTPLGKNVPGAMDESLRAVALLRIMNPLCNIPSTSALDALSAQGRELGLYAGANVIMPSITPEQVRAGYTIYPGKNSSTISVKETIGKLQQRVCNAGYQLSSLQGKSPNKNEQDQEFINVQ, from the coding sequence ATGCTCCTGAATGAGGTTATAGATCTTCTGAAGGAGCAGGACTCTTTACTGCTGTTTAAGAATGCAAGAAAGGTACGGGATAGCATTTTCGATCGTAGCATTTTTCAACGAGGAGTTATTGAATTCAGTAATCACTGCCGGAAAAACTGCCATTATTGCGGGTTACGTATGGACAATAAAGCCCTTGGCAGATTCTCGATGGACAGGAGTTCTATCCTTGCAACTGTGAGGATAGCAATTGAATCCGGTATGGGGACAATTGTTCTTCAATCCGGCGAACAGGACTCCTCTGGCTTTGAGCATATTGGTTTTATTATTAAAGAGATTAAGAAAAATACAGAGTTAGCCGTAACCCTCTGTTTAGGCGATCAGAGTGAAGATACATATAAATTATGGCGTGACTGTGGTGCAGACCGCTATCTGCTCAAAGCTGAGACTTTTGACGAAAAGCTGCATTCCTGTTTTCGTCCCGGGCAGAGTATAAAACGACGCCTGAAAAATGTGGAGACACTTCAGAAGCTTGGCTATGAAACCGGATCTGGAATAATTACAGGATTGCCCGGCATGACTGTTGAAATTCTGGCTGAGGACCTATTGAAACTGAGCCGTCTTGCACTTGATATGATTGCTGTGGGACCGTTCGTTCCTCATCCCTGTACTCCGTTGGGAAAAAATGTTCCGGGAGCTATGGACGAGTCTCTGAGGGCAGTAGCGCTGTTGCGTATAATGAATCCCCTTTGCAATATACCGTCAACCAGTGCTTTGGATGCTTTGTCGGCTCAGGGACGTGAACTGGGACTTTATGCCGGGGCAAATGTTATAATGCCTTCGATCACTCCTGAACAGGTAAGGGCAGGATATACAATCTATCCCGGAAAGAATTCATCCACGATATCGGTCAAAGAAACTATCGGTAAGTTGCAGCAGCGTGTGTGCAATGCCGGATATCAATTATCTTCGTTGCAGGGGAAATCCCCTAATAAGAATGAACAGGATCAGGAGTTTATTAATGTCCAATAA
- a CDS encoding aspartate ammonia-lyase, with product MSSNFRTENDAFGSIEIPSAAMYGPHTARAMQNFKLSGQRLSSIFIRSYAEVKLACARTNTKLGFLEQHIAQAIEMACLEMIEGDHHEHITVDAFQGGAGTSTNMNINEVLANRASMLLGKPYGSYEVHPLHHLNLHQSTNDTFPTALRVAALHELKRLEQPIADMQATLQRKEQEYNNLIRIARTQLQDAVPVTAGMTFGAWAEALSRDRWRIFKCRERIKQVNLGGTAVGTGLGAPRDYILRVTDELRHITGLKIARAENLVDVTQNLDSLVEVSAMLKACAVNLFKISNDVRLLSSGPSAGMGELCIPPLQIGSTIMPGKVNPVIPEAVSQAALRVMSNDSLAGQVAALGNLELNQFMPLMAQCLLESLNLLNNAVPMLHRLCLENAVPDAEKCTRNVYAGKSLITILVPYVGYEKAEQIARHADDNNISIIEAAAKELDLDPKIIAELFSPDRMRQLGYSEDTYSALNFIEEES from the coding sequence ATGTCTTCTAATTTCCGCACAGAGAATGATGCTTTCGGGAGCATTGAGATTCCTTCTGCAGCCATGTACGGTCCGCATACAGCAAGGGCAATGCAGAATTTTAAGCTTTCAGGTCAAAGGCTTTCTTCTATATTTATCCGTTCATATGCTGAGGTAAAACTGGCTTGCGCCAGAACAAATACCAAGCTCGGTTTTTTAGAACAGCACATTGCTCAGGCTATAGAAATGGCCTGCCTTGAAATGATTGAAGGGGATCATCACGAACATATAACCGTTGATGCATTTCAGGGCGGGGCCGGAACTTCTACCAATATGAATATAAATGAGGTTCTTGCCAATCGTGCAAGTATGCTTCTCGGCAAACCTTACGGATCTTACGAAGTTCATCCCTTGCACCATTTGAATCTGCACCAGTCGACTAATGATACATTTCCTACAGCTCTCCGAGTCGCAGCTCTTCATGAGCTAAAAAGACTTGAACAGCCTATTGCCGATATGCAGGCAACCCTGCAAAGAAAAGAACAGGAATACAATAACCTGATTCGTATTGCCCGAACTCAATTGCAGGATGCCGTCCCTGTAACAGCTGGAATGACCTTTGGAGCATGGGCTGAGGCTCTTTCCCGTGACCGCTGGCGTATTTTCAAATGCAGGGAAAGAATAAAGCAGGTCAATCTAGGGGGGACCGCTGTTGGAACTGGTCTTGGAGCGCCGCGCGATTATATTTTACGTGTAACCGATGAATTGCGTCATATAACAGGTTTAAAGATAGCACGGGCCGAAAATCTGGTGGATGTGACTCAGAATCTGGACAGTTTGGTGGAAGTTTCAGCTATGCTTAAAGCTTGCGCAGTAAATCTGTTTAAAATCAGTAACGATGTACGACTGTTATCAAGCGGTCCCAGTGCCGGAATGGGGGAGTTGTGTATTCCGCCACTGCAGATAGGGTCAACCATTATGCCTGGAAAAGTTAATCCGGTTATTCCAGAAGCTGTTTCGCAGGCGGCTTTACGTGTTATGTCCAACGATTCTTTGGCCGGACAAGTTGCTGCGCTTGGCAATCTGGAGTTGAACCAGTTTATGCCGCTAATGGCTCAATGTTTGCTGGAATCATTGAATCTTTTAAATAATGCAGTCCCTATGCTGCACCGTCTTTGCCTTGAAAATGCAGTACCTGATGCAGAAAAATGTACTCGTAATGTTTATGCTGGAAAGTCTTTAATCACGATTCTGGTTCCGTATGTTGGATACGAAAAAGCAGAGCAGATTGCTCGACATGCCGATGATAATAATATTTCTATTATAGAGGCTGCAGCAAAAGAACTTGATCTTGACCCGAAGATCATTGCCGAGTTGTTCAGTCCAGACCGTATGCGTCAACTTGGATATTCTGAAGACACGTATTCAGCATTGAACTTCATTGAGGAGGAGTCATGA
- the hydG gene encoding [FeFe] hydrogenase H-cluster radical SAM maturase HydG has protein sequence MKLDISKLDNFIDEDKIWNIVNQNTDADPARIQDILNKALEAKGLTLEETAILLQVENPELNEAIFETARKVKKAIYGNRIVLFAPLYVTNECSNRCSYCGFKDTNSELIRRTLTAGEIKKEVCVLEDLGHKRLILVYGEHPKFGADWIAETVRTVYDTLSEKSGQIRRVNINCAPLDVDGFRKLHEVGIGTYQCFQETYHSKTYSDLHPCGHKKYFLWRLHAMHRAMEAGIDDVGMGTLLGLYDYRFDTIALLAHAAELEKQFGVGPHTLSFPRLEPALNAEVAFNPPYPITDSQFKRLVAVLRLAVPFTGLILSTRENKEMRRELLDIGVSQLSAGSRTYPGAYTDPDYDRPEVQQFCVGDSRSLDEVIKEIVQHGYIPSWCTACYREGRTGEEFMKLAKNGFIQNFCRPNALMTFNEYLQDYASESTRDLGRELINSEVENGPQKGRKKLLDSLLRIEQGERDLYI, from the coding sequence ATGAAACTCGATATAAGTAAACTTGATAATTTTATTGATGAAGATAAAATATGGAATATTGTCAATCAAAACACAGATGCGGATCCTGCCAGAATACAGGATATTCTAAATAAGGCCCTCGAAGCGAAGGGGCTTACTTTAGAAGAAACCGCAATTCTACTTCAGGTTGAAAATCCTGAACTGAATGAAGCTATTTTCGAAACAGCACGCAAAGTTAAAAAAGCTATATACGGTAACCGGATAGTTCTCTTTGCGCCTTTGTATGTTACTAATGAATGCAGCAACCGTTGTTCCTACTGTGGTTTTAAAGACACCAACTCTGAACTTATCCGCCGAACTCTCACTGCTGGAGAGATTAAAAAAGAAGTCTGTGTTCTGGAGGACCTAGGGCATAAACGTCTGATTCTGGTTTACGGCGAACATCCTAAATTCGGAGCAGACTGGATCGCAGAAACGGTACGTACTGTATATGATACTTTGTCTGAAAAGAGCGGACAAATTCGCCGGGTGAATATTAATTGTGCTCCATTGGATGTGGATGGTTTTCGTAAGCTGCATGAAGTCGGTATAGGAACTTATCAGTGTTTTCAGGAAACTTACCATTCTAAAACCTATTCAGACCTGCATCCCTGCGGGCATAAAAAATATTTTCTCTGGCGGCTGCACGCTATGCACAGGGCCATGGAAGCCGGAATTGATGATGTTGGAATGGGAACTCTGCTTGGTTTATACGATTACCGCTTTGATACAATTGCATTGCTTGCTCATGCTGCTGAACTTGAAAAACAATTCGGAGTCGGGCCGCATACTTTATCATTTCCACGACTGGAACCAGCACTCAATGCTGAAGTTGCTTTTAATCCACCATATCCGATTACTGACAGCCAGTTTAAAAGGCTTGTAGCTGTTTTGCGGCTTGCGGTTCCATTCACAGGACTGATTTTGAGTACTCGTGAGAACAAAGAGATGAGACGTGAACTTCTTGATATAGGAGTCTCACAGCTCAGTGCAGGGTCCCGAACTTATCCCGGAGCGTATACAGACCCCGATTATGACCGTCCCGAAGTTCAGCAATTCTGTGTGGGGGATAGCAGAAGTCTTGATGAAGTAATTAAAGAGATTGTCCAGCATGGATATATTCCTTCATGGTGCACAGCCTGTTATCGTGAAGGCCGCACAGGCGAAGAATTTATGAAACTTGCTAAAAATGGTTTTATTCAAAATTTCTGTCGTCCTAATGCCCTGATGACATTTAACGAGTATCTGCAGGATTATGCGAGTGAATCTACTCGTGATTTAGGCCGTGAACTGATTAATTCGGAAGTTGAGAATGGACCCCAGAAAGGCCGTAAAAAACTTTTAGACAGTCTGCTTCGCATTGAACAGGGCGAGCGCGATTTATATATCTAA
- a CDS encoding sigma-54-dependent transcriptional regulator yields MRILLVDDDTATRESLAEYLTLLDHAVISCADADKALYILQSHDFEMVLSDIQMPGKTGIELVREVKKISRPYLPDVVLYTGHSDLELAIGALRAGAYDYLTKPINLEELGVILSRVAEHQSLLAENDLLTRKFDEVVAEATSDIRSEFSRLQDLLEEQAGLDNIGFFSEPMWQVVSQARRYHEDRELPVLIQGETGVGKDIVAKIIHYGPDQSRLPFIAINCAALPASLFESELFGYEPGAFTGSAARGAKGKIDLAKGGTLFLDEIGEIPVELQAKLLRVIEDKSFYRVGGLEKINTDIRIIAATNLDLGERIERNLFRKDLYYRLKVGSIIVPPLRERPEDIVPLAKLFLTTFAKKRGKKFAEISSEAAMKLNEHSWPGNVRELKNTIEWISVMHDAFELVPDHLSIIMQNIDRSTVSTADKAENLLLQTGRKRRNRPSDQEIDETLKSTSGNKTRAAALLGISIRMLYYRLDKKKTDFSK; encoded by the coding sequence ATGCGTATATTGCTTGTGGATGACGATACAGCCACCCGTGAGTCTCTGGCAGAATATCTGACCCTGCTGGATCATGCGGTAATTTCATGCGCTGATGCTGACAAGGCGTTGTATATTTTACAGAGCCATGATTTTGAAATGGTTCTCTCTGATATACAGATGCCCGGTAAAACAGGAATAGAATTGGTTCGAGAAGTTAAAAAAATATCTCGTCCCTACCTGCCTGATGTCGTTTTATATACTGGGCATTCAGATCTGGAACTGGCTATAGGCGCTTTGCGTGCCGGAGCATACGATTATCTGACAAAACCAATTAATCTGGAAGAACTTGGAGTTATTTTATCCCGGGTTGCCGAGCATCAATCTTTGCTGGCTGAAAATGATTTGCTGACCAGAAAGTTTGATGAGGTTGTGGCTGAAGCAACAAGTGATATAAGATCTGAATTTTCTCGGTTGCAGGATCTTCTGGAAGAACAGGCCGGTCTTGATAACATCGGTTTCTTTTCCGAACCAATGTGGCAGGTCGTTTCACAGGCCAGAAGATATCACGAAGACCGGGAGCTTCCAGTTCTCATACAGGGAGAAACCGGAGTAGGCAAAGATATCGTAGCAAAAATCATCCATTACGGTCCCGACCAGTCCCGACTCCCTTTTATTGCTATAAATTGTGCAGCTTTGCCTGCTTCTCTTTTTGAAAGTGAACTTTTCGGTTATGAGCCGGGGGCTTTTACCGGAAGTGCTGCCCGTGGAGCAAAAGGAAAAATAGATCTGGCAAAGGGAGGAACGCTCTTTCTCGATGAAATAGGGGAAATACCTGTTGAACTGCAGGCAAAATTATTACGGGTTATTGAAGACAAAAGTTTTTACCGTGTCGGTGGACTTGAAAAAATAAACACCGATATTCGAATTATAGCTGCTACAAATCTGGATCTGGGTGAGCGTATTGAACGAAATCTATTCCGTAAGGATTTATATTACCGTCTGAAAGTAGGTAGCATTATTGTTCCTCCTTTACGTGAACGGCCGGAAGATATTGTTCCGTTGGCAAAGCTTTTCCTTACAACATTTGCAAAAAAACGCGGCAAAAAATTTGCTGAGATATCTTCGGAAGCGGCAATGAAGCTCAATGAACATTCGTGGCCCGGTAATGTCCGGGAATTGAAAAACACTATTGAATGGATTTCAGTTATGCATGACGCATTTGAGCTTGTCCCTGATCATTTGAGCATCATTATGCAGAATATTGACAGATCAACTGTTTCTACTGCCGATAAAGCTGAAAATTTGCTGCTACAGACCGGCAGGAAGCGACGTAACAGACCTTCGGATCAGGAAATTGATGAAACCCTGAAGTCTACTTCCGGTAACAAAACGAGGGCCGCGGCCTTGCTGGGTATATCTATACGCATGCTTTATTACAGGCTTGATAAGAAAAAGACTGATTTTTCAAAGTAA
- a CDS encoding PAS domain-containing sensor histidine kinase, protein MTPKESIYQAVVEDQTEMIRRFLPDGRLTFVNSAFCRFYNKKPEELLGSKFMDLLSNDERDSIVRQVFSISPENPEIITEPSYKGADGKIHFVQYITSGIFDENGNVVEYQSVGRDVTTQRQAEATLAEARTAMEQASRVTTLAVIGGGIAHEINQPLNAIRILTASAQLLAKRSMQPDSELARILGDVASQVDRIDSIVNHLREHLRQNRTTATATCDLGQAVRSALSLINAQVLARGIKVDLNISIGLPSVNGGCIRFEELVANLVANAMQALDEVDQDDKIIRIDVAARGEDTVELTVSDNGPGFKKGLGEKIFEPFFSTKAPGNSMGLGLSIVQTIVQAAGGSIKAENRADAGAVVKIILPAADRNGA, encoded by the coding sequence ATGACGCCAAAAGAATCCATTTATCAGGCTGTTGTTGAAGACCAGACAGAAATGATCCGCAGGTTTTTACCTGACGGGAGACTTACTTTTGTTAACAGTGCCTTCTGTCGCTTTTATAATAAAAAGCCTGAAGAATTGCTTGGGTCAAAGTTCATGGATCTTCTTAGTAATGATGAGCGAGATTCGATTGTCCGGCAGGTTTTTTCAATCTCTCCTGAAAATCCCGAAATAATCACAGAGCCGAGCTATAAGGGGGCAGATGGAAAGATACATTTTGTACAATACATTACATCCGGCATTTTTGATGAAAATGGAAATGTTGTTGAATATCAGTCTGTCGGTAGAGATGTTACCACTCAGCGTCAGGCCGAGGCAACATTAGCTGAAGCACGTACTGCCATGGAACAGGCCAGCAGGGTAACAACTCTTGCCGTTATCGGCGGCGGCATAGCTCATGAAATAAATCAGCCTTTAAATGCTATCCGTATTCTTACTGCTTCAGCTCAGCTGCTGGCAAAAAGATCTATGCAACCGGATAGTGAGCTGGCACGTATATTGGGAGATGTTGCTTCACAGGTCGACAGGATAGATTCCATTGTAAATCACTTACGGGAACATCTGCGTCAGAACAGGACGACTGCAACTGCAACCTGTGATCTGGGGCAGGCTGTGCGTTCTGCGCTTTCTTTAATAAATGCACAGGTTCTGGCAAGAGGAATTAAAGTTGATCTAAATATTTCAATAGGGCTGCCTTCCGTAAACGGTGGTTGTATTCGCTTTGAAGAACTCGTTGCAAATCTGGTGGCCAATGCAATGCAGGCGTTGGATGAAGTGGATCAGGATGATAAAATAATACGAATTGATGTGGCAGCCCGAGGTGAAGATACCGTGGAACTTACTGTGTCCGATAATGGTCCCGGCTTTAAAAAAGGACTGGGAGAAAAAATATTTGAACCTTTTTTTTCTACTAAAGCTCCCGGTAATTCAATGGGACTGGGACTGTCTATTGTACAGACTATTGTGCAGGCTGCCGGAGGATCTATAAAGGCGGAAAATCGTGCAGATGCAGGAGCTGTGGTTAAGATAATCCTGCCAGCTGCAGATCGGAACGGAGCATAA
- a CDS encoding 4Fe-4S dicluster domain-containing protein gives MHTFVLSDPERCIGCRSCEIACVAAHMDEDMVEAGNKKLAFSPRIKIIHEAQVTAPIQCRQCEDAPCASVCPVGAIIYDGTAVRINTELCFGCKACLAACPVGAMQVGRIHESSDAPVAHKCDLCSGREDGPACVSVCPSPGALKILTSDELKLIAGKRRRKSALQLAFENK, from the coding sequence GTGCATACTTTTGTTCTGTCAGATCCTGAACGCTGCATAGGCTGCCGATCCTGTGAGATAGCATGTGTTGCAGCTCACATGGACGAAGATATGGTTGAGGCCGGAAATAAAAAACTGGCATTTTCCCCGCGTATTAAAATTATCCACGAGGCACAGGTTACAGCCCCAATTCAGTGTCGGCAGTGTGAAGATGCTCCCTGTGCTTCAGTATGTCCTGTCGGAGCAATAATATACGATGGCACGGCTGTACGGATTAATACGGAACTTTGCTTCGGATGTAAGGCATGTCTGGCGGCCTGTCCGGTCGGGGCCATGCAGGTTGGCCGTATTCATGAAAGTTCTGATGCTCCGGTAGCCCATAAGTGTGATCTATGCTCTGGACGTGAGGACGGTCCTGCGTGTGTCTCAGTCTGCCCGTCACCAGGAGCACTAAAAATACTGACCAGTGATGAGCTGAAACTTATAGCCGGTAAGCGAAGGCGCAAAAGTGCACTTCAATTAGCATTTGAAAATAAATAA
- a CDS encoding [Fe-Fe] hydrogenase large subunit C-terminal domain-containing protein, with amino-acid sequence MTDLHQIVSIDPKLCTGCRRCAEVCPVDAVIGEQNKAQTIDTSRCVMCGQCVLRCSAFLTPFDDQAENIAQIRMERGLPEDDRSILFAAHFRNDCGKVAQMLADKSKISMVQCAPAVRASIAEEFGLAPGTLTPGQLAAALRRLGFDFVYDTIFAADVTIMEESSELLERLESNENMPMFTSCCPGWVNHLETAWPDLLSHLSSCKSPQQMAGALFKTYGAEIAGKSSGHIASVSVMPCTAKKFEAGRPEMQTTGTPDVDAVITVTELAGMLKNKGIFLEQLPEEDFDTPLGLYSGAGTIFGASGGVMEAALRTAIAVTTGNEVSESGVVFNKTDEGVFRASMEVAGRKVQAVIVSGLANAAKLLDEVRAGKADFDFMEVMCCSGGCVAGGGQPKLLPGIDIEDAILRRRQSLHNHDKELPIRASHRNPSVKALYENYLEKPLGHLSHKLLHTSYGNKSGGHE; translated from the coding sequence ATGACTGATTTACACCAGATTGTTTCCATTGATCCAAAATTATGTACAGGTTGCCGTCGTTGTGCAGAAGTCTGCCCAGTGGATGCAGTAATAGGGGAGCAGAATAAAGCGCAGACAATTGATACATCCCGTTGCGTAATGTGCGGTCAGTGCGTGTTACGTTGTTCAGCATTTTTAACTCCCTTTGATGATCAGGCTGAGAATATCGCACAGATACGTATGGAACGTGGACTGCCTGAAGATGACAGATCCATTCTTTTTGCAGCTCACTTTAGAAATGATTGCGGGAAAGTGGCTCAGATGCTGGCAGACAAATCAAAAATTTCAATGGTCCAGTGTGCCCCTGCCGTCAGAGCATCTATTGCCGAGGAATTCGGACTTGCCCCGGGTACGCTTACTCCAGGACAGCTTGCCGCAGCTTTGCGTCGTCTTGGGTTTGATTTTGTCTATGATACCATTTTTGCTGCTGATGTAACTATCATGGAAGAATCCTCCGAACTTCTGGAGCGGCTTGAATCTAATGAAAATATGCCCATGTTCACTTCCTGTTGTCCCGGATGGGTCAATCATCTGGAAACAGCATGGCCTGATCTTCTTTCTCATCTGTCCAGCTGCAAATCACCGCAGCAGATGGCCGGGGCCCTTTTCAAGACTTACGGCGCAGAAATAGCCGGAAAAAGTTCAGGTCATATTGCCAGTGTTTCCGTTATGCCATGCACTGCTAAAAAATTTGAAGCAGGCCGTCCGGAAATGCAGACGACAGGAACTCCTGATGTTGATGCCGTGATAACTGTGACTGAACTTGCAGGCATGCTTAAAAACAAGGGTATTTTTCTGGAGCAGTTGCCCGAAGAAGATTTCGATACTCCTCTGGGGCTTTATTCCGGAGCCGGAACAATTTTCGGAGCTTCCGGCGGTGTTATGGAAGCTGCGCTGAGAACAGCAATAGCCGTCACAACCGGAAATGAAGTCAGCGAAAGTGGTGTGGTATTTAACAAAACAGACGAAGGTGTATTTCGTGCTTCCATGGAAGTGGCTGGCAGAAAAGTTCAGGCCGTTATTGTTTCAGGGCTGGCCAATGCTGCAAAACTTCTTGATGAAGTCAGGGCTGGAAAAGCTGATTTTGATTTTATGGAAGTCATGTGCTGTTCCGGAGGATGTGTGGCTGGTGGAGGGCAACCCAAGCTGCTTCCGGGGATAGATATTGAGGATGCCATTTTACGTCGCCGACAAAGCCTGCATAACCATGACAAAGAACTGCCGATCAGGGCTTCGCATAGAAATCCGTCAGTAAAAGCTCTTTATGAAAATTATCTTGAAAAACCACTGGGCCACCTTTCCCACAAACTGCTTCATACCAGTTATGGAAATAAATCCGGGGGACATGAATAG
- a CDS encoding 4Fe-4S dicluster domain-containing protein — translation MPTRLSPFILATAAKCIGCRACELACSAAHMQGGVSVGSLSGPLSPRLYLMRVGDICVPVGCRHCEDAPCAAVCPNAAIYRTENDGVQVDENRCVGCKTCLMACPMGAMEIAQIWKHGKPAMRRVVDPSNPEDLQFEPALLASKCDLCRGREAGPACVQACPEKALDLVDPVKIKKRRNLEAALALSGAGARAGGEI, via the coding sequence ATGCCAACACGTTTAAGCCCATTTATCCTTGCCACAGCAGCAAAATGTATAGGCTGCAGGGCATGTGAACTGGCATGCTCTGCAGCCCATATGCAGGGCGGGGTCTCTGTTGGAAGTCTTAGTGGTCCATTATCTCCGAGATTATATCTGATGCGTGTTGGAGACATTTGTGTCCCGGTGGGATGCAGGCATTGTGAAGATGCTCCCTGCGCAGCGGTATGTCCCAATGCAGCAATCTATCGAACGGAAAATGATGGTGTGCAGGTTGATGAAAACCGGTGTGTCGGTTGCAAGACATGTCTTATGGCCTGTCCAATGGGGGCTATGGAAATAGCTCAGATATGGAAGCATGGTAAACCTGCAATGCGAAGAGTCGTAGACCCGTCTAATCCGGAAGATCTGCAATTCGAACCGGCTCTTTTAGCCAGCAAATGCGATTTATGCCGTGGCAGGGAAGCCGGGCCTGCATGTGTGCAGGCTTGCCCTGAAAAAGCCCTGGATCTAGTCGATCCTGTTAAAATTAAAAAACGACGCAATTTAGAAGCAGCGCTGGCTCTTAGCGGTGCTGGAGCCCGAGCTGGCGGAGAAATATAA